The stretch of DNA ACATGTCCTGTACTCCTCAAAGTGACAAACCTAGTCTACTTTTTTGTTTTAGCTTGTTGTTTGTGGTTTTTGTAATAGAAGAGCTGACAGTTTCATCTGgcaaaatttataattatctATTCTAAATAGATTAGTCTACCTCCCAGTAACTGTCTCCCTTATTGCAGCTGCTTGATGCCGAGTTTGAGACAGCACAGTGTGAGAATTGCCTGCTTCAGGCAAACCAGTTGCATGCGAGTGCCCAATCAGCCGTGAGGAAACAGCGCCAGAGAAACAGGAAGTCTATCGTCAAGTCAAAGTTAGTATCTTTTGTTTGTTAGCTTGTTCAATGAGTGTAACGGAAGGTACATGGTAgagttttttaaaagtaaaactcGATAATCTTCTTGTGATGGAATTTGTAAATTTGGATGGATTAGAATTAGTGTTTTGATGACACCTAAAACTGAATCGCACAGGAAGTGAAAAAGAGACATTGGTTTACGCGTCAGCCATGCAACGAACGCTTTACGCAGCACACTAGAAGGGTCAGGCGTCTGCGAAATCGTTCATCCTTGATTTTTATAGAAATCAATTTTTACTTCgatgtttgtaatataaattgtatattttagtatttatttttattaactttttcgGGACccaatttttattcaaaatgagaGCTTCTGTCACTTCAACCAGTTGGCTCTATCTCTTTGCTGATTCTTAGCAGTGCTGGTGAACTTCATGTGATTTTCAAACATTTCATCATTGTATAAGATGATATGATATACCCTTTAAAAAGCTAAAATCACAGCTGTGTTAACAAGTGTTAATGAGTTAACATTGTTAatgagttaacagtgttgagaaGCAGTCTCCAGTCTCCTGTTATGGTCAATAAAATACAGAATGTGATAATAATAAAGATTCAAGTAGATTCTTTTACTTCCAACCTTCATTATTGTTTCGAGCCGTTTGTACTTTTAACCCATTCAAATCAAATGGAAATCGATGGTAATGATCACTTAGCCTACCAACTGGTTGCATAGAGATTAGTTGTAATCTAATTGGATATGATTGGCTAGTCTACTGGTAAGTTCAGAATCAATCTTTCCATTTATATTTCCTATATATAGGAACACAGAACAGCTATTGTATACTGAGCGGTGCTATTTATAGAAACAGCACTCACGGGCCTTCACAATGTCAGTTTCGGCGGCTGCTGGTTTACAAAAGTTGTAACCTTGATATGTGCTCGGTATGCTAACGGCTACAGGCCGTTCAGTTGTAGGAGTAAATGATTCGTTATCAAAATGAAGGCCCTGTCAGTGATCAATTTCAAAATCGCTGGGAGCGTCTGCTGCTGCCTAACTCCTGGCAGCAAGCCAGATTGACGAGGCATAAATTGCTTGTGAGAAGATTTGTCAATCCAGCCTCATGGACATACTGCTAACATACGTCCTTTAATATGAAAAAGGAAAAGTGGTACATCCTGCTATTTTTCAGTATATGAGTCAGCTTTGTCTACAGCCATATAATTCTTACTCACAACCAAGATGCCACCTTTCCATTGGCCTTAAGAAATGTTAAAAATAGCTACATGTATCGTTCCGTAAGTATCGCCCCTAAAATAGAGCTAAGCTCTCCACACGACGCGCTTAAATGTAAGAGTGGCTTTTGCACCCGGTAAGAGTTTCTTAACCAGTTTTTCTCGCAGCCAACTGCCGGTTGGTTGGTGTGGTGGCCCCGGTGTACCTTTcaaaaatggtaaatattgttTCTGGGTAATGCTGTGTCGACAATGACAAGAGTTTCCTTCCCATGATAGGTCAACAACAATGATATTGTAGTCAACAACAGCTATAGTAATAGCGGTTTATGTTCTCAGATCACTGCAGCTGCTGGTTGTAGGATATCTGATTGCGCAATCCGTAACAATAGTCAATGATGATGTCATCACATTCATCGGCTGCAGCTGTCACTCATGCCATGCATCCACTGCTGTCTCAGACAATTACTTGGCAATATAACTGAGAAAGCAATCAAAAATTTGTTGCTTTATAATCTtccattattattgttcaaacTCACCAGAGTTCTGGCTGAGGACATCAAATGTAGAAGATGTGTTTATTCAGTAGCCTACAACTGTGCTGCAACATCCAGCGGcgaatatacataatatataaaagGGCTATTAACAACGTAGTAAACTTTTTGAGAATATAACACATATTTAACATTTGCTGATCATGCTCATAGGTGATTAACTGATCAGTATGATGTATGAGGATAGGTGCTTAGCTGTATGTggataatcaaaatatttactttCAGTCTTTACAATTAAATTTGATACTGTTTTAAAGATTGAGGCTTGCTTACAAATGTTGAAGTGAAAGCCCAACATGGCCATTATCTAGATAATAGCTGCCTTGGTCATTATCTGGATAATAGCTTTCGCCATTATCAAAATAATAGTGGTTTATAGTGGATCAAATTTCATGGGATTTGCTACTGATCCAAATCACTTTAGCAATGTGATTTGTGGCCCCCAAAAATTCTTGTCAATTGAGCTTGCCTGTGTCATTAATTATAAGTCATGTTAAATCACTGTTGTAACACAAAAATCTTACCAGGTTGGATTTTCTATTTAAGCAATGGTACAATATTAGTAAAACAAAATGGAAACATTTTTTCCTCCCAATTCTCTTCTCTTACTACATACCCAATCTCATCCTCTCTGACTTTGACGAGCTGGACATTTGACAAGAAATCAACATATTTGACAATGTCTAATGATATTACAGCTCAGTGAGTTCATTTTCTGGAAAATCAATGACTGGCTTGATCATTACCCATCATGAGAGAGGGAACAGCTTCCTCCTAGTTGTCCTCAAATTCGTTCCTTTATCTCTGCTAGTTTTTTCTTTACCAGATGTTGATCTCATCGTGTCGACAACCAGTGCGTGATTCATATCTTTCCATGGTTGTTAGCTTTCATTCCGAACAAATAGCACAAGGAAACAGGAAGTTGCTGAGACATTTTGTTTCTTGAATATCCAGCTCCTTTGTACATACTTAtactcactatgtttccatgatgtggaTTTGGAGTTATGCGCACTTGAGTTACTGCGTGATAATTGTTTCAATGAATATTCTTATATTGCGGATTGACGTAGGCGCTTAGTTAAAAAAGGTAAGGATTTCTACGCCGGAGGTCATATATCAATGCATTTGGAACTGCGCAAATCGATATAAGAACGACTGAAGTataaaaagtgtttaaaatggaatagcttgcatggCATTTGCTTGCGCATCAATTccaagtgccgtttccatctttcgcaTACGTGAAACATTTGGTAAAAATTTatgagtaacaaaactcgcttgatTTGCTGATTTACAGCCAGTTTCCATCTTGAGATGGTACATAAATTGTGGATAGAAACAGTGGCTGATACAACATCGATTTGGTTGTATAACCATGTCTGCAACACGTTGACATTACATGCCTACACTAACCTCGTAGCGTTATTGTCTGTTTGTTTTTGGTAACAAGATATGTTGCTTGTGAACAGAAGAGGTGATCATTCACTCATACACTCTAAAATCAACACCATAACTTTCGCCATCAAAACAACTGGGAACATTTTCCTGGGAAATTCTATTCTTGTCTTTTGTACCACAGCTTAGTGCATTGCCACTCCCATTCAGTGATGCTGCCGGCAGCAGGTTTGGAATGCGTTCAATAGAATTAGGGCAAGGTCGACTATTGTTCGCTTTTATTCAACGGCTAGTTCGTCTCattggttattattattaatattggtaGTCCACACTCTCTTTCCATTTTGTGCAGGTGCTGAAAACAATAAATcgtgttgcaaaaattattgtCAGTACTGAGGAAAATAGAAAACGATTGTTAAAAATTATGGCGCAAGATAAACCAATCAGATATTAATTTTAATAGTGTAATTAAATTAACCAatcaaatattaatattatgtgGGATAGACCAatcaaatattaatattatgtgGGATAGACCAatcaaatattaatattatgtgGGATAGACCAATCAAATATTAACATTATGTGGGATAGACCAatcaaatattaatattatgtgGGATAGACCAatcaaatattaatattatgtgGGATAGACCAATCAAATATTAACATTATGTGGGATAGACCAATCAAATGTCGTAACCCACATTAGCTGCAATATTCCCGTTTTGTCGAACTTTAGTACATTAAATTGCTTTTGTTTTATCATTTAATTCGAAGTGTGTTATTTAAATAAACAGTTAACTTGTATCACCTAATAAATAGAAGTAATTAGACTCGCTATCATTTAGAAAGTGTAATTATTGGCTTTCTACGAAAACTTCTGATGCTTTCTAAATTTCTGATGATTCTTAGCAATTCGGGTGCTTTTATTTGACAGACAATATTATGAGATGAAATCAAAGTTTCACCACAAGCTAGAAGCTCAGAAAGATGTAATAGCACGAATAGAAGAGGACTGCTCTACTGCCAAAACCTACTACTCACGTTCTATGGCCAACTTGGAGATGATCAGCAACGAGATTCACAGCAGACGTCAGCTCAATAGTTGTAGCAAAGACGGCGCCGATGCTGACTATAGGCGTGACGCTGAGAGTCTTGATACCAATATGATAGTAAAAGCTGTTCAGAATGAAGATGTTAATTACAACTCGTCAGATGTCCCTAATTACAGTGAGTCACCTTATTTGGCAAGACATAGCAAGTGATTGCTGCTTTACAGATGTAATAAGGATGTTTTACGTCTGTTTTGACACAAGTTTGTCCCATACCAGGATGTTTTCTGAGAAGTTACACCATCGTAATATATACATCTGTTGACATCTTTGTACGCAATTTCATGCTGGTACATCAAAGCGCGACTAGGGCAGCATCGGTGTCactatttttgatgtttgcttttaggttcaagagttgaaattgataatttatttGATATGGTGAAAAGTAATTGTTCTCGTGTGTTGATTGAATTCAGTTTCTGTTTCTCATACAGTATCTAAGTATGGCACTCTGTTCTTTCTACTGCTGGATCTTTTTATATTTACTGTTGCTGCATTGAATATTTTGGCATGGTCATATGAGGAAGAAGAGTGTGACACGCGTTAGCTCTATCGTTAGCTCTATTTGGTAGAAGACAATTTTTAGAGTCACTAGCGTCATATTTTGCAATTatgactaaaattttaaaaaataaataccaGGATTACACTTGTCATCTAAAAACAAACTGCATTTCCTAAGTTTTTTCGGTAATAGTAGCTACGTAGCTGTCTTGTAAAATTAGAAAAACAGGAGTTGTTTGCATTACGCAAGTTTTCCTATATATTGATTTATGTTGTTTTTGGGCCTGGAATCCtgtgtaaaaaaataattattttgtctTTACAACCTAAGGTAACACACAGACAAATCAACTCATGCATTTGGTTCATTTACATGACATATATCTTTGGTCATAGGTTTATGTTTCTCACATCTCGTGTTTTTCAGCAACCATGTACCATGTactcaaaaatggttaaatacaGCCAATTTTTTTCCTTGCTATTTAGGTGATTCAACTTTTGTAACTTCACTTGATCTCACCTCAAAATACTCTGTTTGAGCGATGTAATTCATGAAACCAAAGTCTTTGAAACAGAATGAGCatttaatatatagttatatataatatatttaattgtataaatttattcattaataaaatattaataagcaATATCATTAATGTTAATAGAATTTACGTAACTCTTGCAGTTGTCTGAGTATGCACTTGGATGGATACCAGTTTAGAATAAATTTTCATAGAGCCTTCTTTAAATGGCGCTAAATGGAGGAGACATCGTCTGTTAGTGCAGTTGAAATGTTTTCCGCATAAAACTgtcttataataaaattatgtttctACGACAGCAATTTTaggtttattattattttctatttttttaggTAATCAGTTTCACATATTATGCCATATAATCTTATTGAATATAGTTAGTTGCAGATAAGCATGTGGTCAATCACTCTGGGATACCTTGCTGCAGATAAACATTGTCTATTTTTTCATGTAGATAACTTTGGCTATATTTTTCGCAGATAAACATGACACATATTTTGTTGTAGATGTTTCTGAGCCGTTCACCGAGTTTAGTATGCAACCATCGCTGCCGGCAGCTAGTTGTTCTTTAAACCGTTCTTCAACATCAAGTGACTTCTCATCAACATTCAGCATCCAACAGGTACATGTAGTTCTCATCCTTATGATCGGTCCCATGACTACACCTGTTATACCTGTCACTTGCTTATGGTCCGTCCCATGACTACACCTGTTATACCTGTCACTTGCTTATGGTCCGTCCCATGACTACACTTGTTTTACCTGTCACATGCTCTTCACGCAGGCTCTCAAGGGCCTTTGCTTTGATTACCACTCATGTGATGTCAGGGCTATCAGTTGCGAGCTTTTATGCACTTCCTCCTATATGTTTGTTTCTTTCTCCTAGCCTGTACAATTATAGCTGACCTTTGGGTTAATGGGAGTACACATTGCATAACCTAAATGCTAACTTATGTCCAAATCTGCACAACAGATGATTGTTTTCATTGCGCAGGTGAtgcaaatttggagttgtgcacacattgagTTATCGTGTGATAAGTGTTTTGATGGACATTCGCGTGTTGCTAAAAAATAAAAGGATTTCTATGCCAGATCTCATAGCGACGCATTTGGAACTAATGAAATCGAAATAAGAACGAATGAAGTGGGAAAAATGTTGAAAGTGGAATAGCTTGCGCATCATTCACAAGTGCCATTTCCATTttttgcaagcatgaaacatttgataaaaatttgtgagGAACAAAATTCACTCGATTTGCACATTTTTACCAGTTTTGTCTTGGGGATGATGCGGATTaaccgcgtcatggaaacatggaTTTGACTCTAACCTATGAAATACAGAATAATCACAGAAAAGAAAAAGTCTTACAGCGCAGTCAAGTTCATTTCCATAAGGTCaatgtataaaattattattatttgatacAATCCCTTGAAGATCGAGTATTAGGTCTGCAGAATGATAGCTGTGGGTGTTTTAAAGAATCAcccaaacaatggctctgtatCTTGGCTAAACATTTCCGAGTCCAGCTCAAGGGAACCTCGACAACTGGAAACATCCCCAGTTGCAGAAATTAGATATTCCGGTCATTAAATTGGTCATTCCGGTCACCACCAGTGGCCTTTTTTGGCGATTGAACCCCCCCCCCTCCCGACCTGTAGTTTGCAGGTCAGGTATTCTAAACCACTGGACCGCAACCGCTCTAATAGAATTTTCCCATCTATACATTCATCCAATGTTGAAAAACAGGAAATAGAGCAGACCCTTCATGTGTGAGCGagtagttatttaaaaaaaaactataatttttgTAAAAGGGGAAGTTTAAATTTAGCCAGCTAACTTATTGTGCTGTAGTCAGATGATGGGAGCTCAACCGCAGCCTCTACAATGGATAAACGGAGCGCTAGCTATGCAGATATCACCCTGCTTCCATCTGATACGCAGCCCCTGAGTAAACCGAGGTCTAACTCAGCGCCGTCTAGCTTCAGCAAAGGCACATCAAGCGATGTTTTGGGTATGAATTCAGTCTTATTGTTGTCCGGAGTAAATACCTTAGTTATGTCATAGAAATTCTACTATTGACTCGTTTCGCTTATTTCTGTCTTAGTTGCTCATTAACATTAAGgcataattttacatttatggttttagataactctatggacTCTTTGAGTAACTCCGTGCTAGATGATCAGTGCTTGGAGGACGCTCTTTCCagtacatattttaaaaatgaaaacagtGAATCACCACGCGTTGCAACACCTCCATGTCTTTCTTCGTCTCAAATATCTGTGAAACGTGAGTAATGACCTTCAATTACCTTAATTGAGTTGAAATGGTTTATTGTATTTGAGTAGTCGATGTGCTCAGTCTGATAAACTTCCTGAATGCAAATAACCAATACGTAAGCACTGCATACTGGTGGATATGTTAACAAGTTACTATTGGCTATTTCATTGATATTGCAGCTGCACAAAATCACTGCGCATCACCTAAAAATAATTCTGTTTTTATAGCAGTTGTGTTTACTCAATTCTTCGGTTTAAGTTAATCAATGGATGTTAGTCGGGGGTTCCGATTTTGCTTTTGTGTGCCTCGCTTTTCGCCAATTTTAAAGACTTTTGTATGACGAACAACCGTGACTCTTCTCACAGTCctgtatgttttatatttagatcaCGACTACTACACGCTTCCCTCACAACTCTCCGGCTATCAGAAACATTACACACTGAGACGGACATCTGCCCCAGCAGCGAGTGTTGGCCCTCAAGATGTTAAGAAAATCTTCAGTTTGTTGCGAGTCGATGACAGAGTTTAAAAAATGGCAGTCGGACTTTGATATTTCGTTTTTCATTAATTAATGAACTGTTGCCTTCAATTAGTCATACCTGTTGGTCTTGGTTTCATAGATGTATCACACATACTTTGGTCACATGATCCGCTTTTCATAGATGTATCACACATACTTCGGTCAAATGATCCCAGTTTCATAGATGTATcataaatactttttttaagtGGCTGCAGTTTCATGGATAGATCACACGTTAGTCGAAATGGTCCTAGTTTTATAGATTTATTCCACAGAATTTAATCAAATATCTAGGCCACATTTAGGCAAGCGGGTCAAGTAACTTGTGTGGCTGTgctttaaataaaacataattactGATATTTTAAAGTCAGATGTAGGAATAATTaagaatataattttataagacAATATAAGAATATGTAGAATAACTAAGATAAGAGTGGGTGGGATTGCAGCACTTGAGTTACCCATGCTCAATACTACAGGCCTGCCTGCCCCTTTTAAATCAATCAGTTTCACATTACAATCATTTAATCTTTTGCTGTTTGTATAATATAtgtgcaatatatattatatataatatatgttgtatatatgttgttataatattataatataattatattataattattataatatatattatattaatatatacagtatatacattgtatatattatataatatattacgtatattatcatatatatattatatacacatatattatatataatatatatattatatatatgaatatgctAGTCAATTTGTGCCTTtgaaacatttaaatttttacattaGTCTGATGGTCTTCAGCAAAATGCTACTTTTGTAATCTTgatattttgtattttcttttaACAATGTTGTGCCATGTTGGTGACAATcgtgctatataatatatattttattgtatattgttAAATCTGATCTTGACTTTGCTTCGAACGTCGTCGGGTGCCAAGCAACAAAAAGTTCAAAAGTTCCTCTAGAAGCAGCCGCTGTTTCTATCCATATACTAAAAAAGCAAACCAAGATTTAGAATTGATTGACGCAAATGTATATGACCAGCTTGGAATGGCATGCTGACTTTGAGACCCGCCATGAGTAACCCTAAATTCTAAAATACCAGTGGTAAAAACTAATGTGGCCTTCTCTATATGATTTATGATTCTGTAACTTTTGAATGTAACTAACAGTCTGGGCCCTGCAGCAGTTCTTATGCAGTAAAATATAACTAAACTCCAGCTTACCGcacttccaccaatcacatcacaaaatatttaatcatATTGGCTTATTCCAAACTTGCTCAAACGTTTCAAAATCCTGCACaaactatgcccagaatattaGTATTTATCCTTCCATGCATGTGACAAATATCGCTTTCTGTTTCGTGACatcaacatactacatccacctaatatgttacagtttatgaactttctatTATTACAACCTTCAACTTACTCTCCTGGTTCCTCCGCAATACttttagattaccaacttttaaaatacaTCTGTTCGACTCAATAATAGTTGATttctcttttttcatttttttcttccTTTTGGTCTGTAGCGAAAAGCATCATTTTGCTGACGATTACCAAtgtcaataataaaaagtaacacatatataaacaacttataaaaattgtaaaaactcaAATGCTAATAAATTAGCTCATCTGAACATACGAGAACATTTTCGGAGTTATCCTTACATTTTAGAGCGATAACTTCTTATTTGGTGCCATTTTTGATTTGGTGTTTGTACTGTTGTTATTGCTCTATATATAAAAAGCACTTGCGCTTTGTAGTCAAGTATTACTGCCTAATGAGATACTCACTACAATCCCATGCCTGAGGGGTTGGTGAAATCCTGGTGAGTTTGTAACGTGACAATGAGTCTGGTTGCATGATCTTCGTAGTTGTAGCTATAGCTAAGCCTTTAGTGAAATGTTCGATGTTTCAGATAAACAGAACATTCTAGAGGAATCAGTAAATGAATAGCAATACGAAAGGCTACGCTTTCAACTGACCtttgttatatctattataaacACCCATTTGGAGAGGTTACAAGGATTTATGTGATAAAACATCAGACTCTCATGTAGGTCGCTGATAGTATAAACCCTAGTGACTcatcaattaaaaaaaaacaagattttttTAGCTGCCGACAGCAGTTTGGTTTCTTTCTGACCTTAAAGGCGCTCTGATAAACAGGCTCAGAAATGCTAGTCAAAGCATCGTATGATTTTGTTGAGTGATAAGTGATAAAGTGGCTGATTTTCTTGTTGAAGCCCAAAAGTTAGTAGGCCTATTTCTTTTTACGAATCGTCGGACCTAGGTTTAATAAagtcttttttagatctgaggTGTGTTGTTACGCCTGGTCTAGACTTATTAGTCTAATGTTGttagtcatttttattattttttataagtgaGAAAATTTTGGTGATGACTAAAAATCTCATAACCATTTGTGTGTGACTTTTAGAAAATTGTGGTGATAAATTAAGAACTTCAAATCGCTTAGCAATTACCTCAAATCTGAGCacattacatgtacattacgcCTAAATTTGAAGTCTTCCTTTGCATGATGCACTGCCAGCAGTTGACACTTCAGCAACATTGACATTTGATCTGAGTACCTCTTAGGATGTTTTGCCAACAAAAAACTACCAACATCCATAACACTCTACGCAGTACATAGAGGGATCACAATTTCAAGTGCCAAAAGTTACATTCAAGTGCTACAGAATCGTAAATCATATAGAGAAGGCCCCATTAGTTTTTCACCGCTTGCCGTTTGTAAAACTTGTGTGAAAATTGAATTGgcttgtgttaaaaataatgtatgcattTTGTAATTCTAACTTTTATTGACTTGGGCACTTTTAAATGTGACAGGAGGAGGTTATAACCAAAACTCTATCATATGGTTGTGATGCAAAGTGAAAGATCTGGTTACAAAGAAAAACTGTCCATTGATAGCATTAATTGTTGgcattttttagaaaaaaacatttccaAGCTTCCCTTCACTTGGCTTAaggatgtgattgcgtcaaaaaagttgatcaaatgaaattaagaccaataaaaggctaaaacatcagttacaatttgatgtcatttttgtctttgtagactagccctgttcagagatataaatgtttgaataaaatcattttttgaaaCGCTTAGGTTCGAGTGGGtgctttattcgtgacgtgtataatagtgatacatgtgaaaagagtacatgagcgataaatataagatctcttctttagccaatcatcagcacaaaatttttatataggtcataataaatgttatcactgcTAAAACGGGTTGTCTATGATCTTGAAGTTAGGGGTTTTACTCAATTACTAGATCGCCGCATTGACGTCAATATTTACTCAATTaattgacatcgttaatttactgaattactgcaactacacattttattgacgaacaacagagtTATAACAATGCTTCACAACTTCACAACGTTGTATAATTTACCCCAGACTGACTTATCAGTACCATTGTTAAATGCTGTAGACCTGTCACCACTTTTACATTCTTGTGCAGGATGTTCAACAATGACAATTGGCAGTGCAGAAATTTTTTCACAGCTTTTGTCTTGAAGTGTAATGCGGCAGCTGCCAAATGTTTAGAAAGTGGATCACTGTACTTACATTCATATCTGTATGTTCCGCTGCAGGAACAGAACTATGCAGCCTGCAAAAAGAGCCATGGTATATCTACGCAGGACACGTTATAGACATCCGATGCTCAAACT from Watersipora subatra chromosome 2, tzWatSuba1.1, whole genome shotgun sequence encodes:
- the LOC137387559 gene encoding SH3 domain-binding protein 5-like, which codes for MQQTDPHRNEDEEMLDPRIQHELDLMNTSAVLINKFENDLRLAQQCFHDLYKESVDQLNKEASKVGRSINKAMPYYDSRMKLIETQDAVKDALIKYERAVSVESAAREVVELTEKGYEAKRENRSFSNFTWQEILNKATNKLLDAEFETAQCENCLLQANQLHASAQSAVRKQRQRNRKSIVKSKQYYEMKSKFHHKLEAQKDVIARIEEDCSTAKTYYSRSMANLEMISNEIHSRRQLNSCSKDGADADYRRDAESLDTNMIVKAVQNEDVNYNSSDVPNYNVSEPFTEFSMQPSLPAASCSLNRSSTSSDFSSTFSIQQSDDGSSTAASTMDKRSASYADITLLPSDTQPLSKPRSNSAPSSFSKGTSSDVLDNSMDSLSNSVLDDQCLEDALSSTYFKNENSESPRVATPPCLSSSQISVKHHDYYTLPSQLSGYQKHYTLRRTSAPAASVGPQDVKKIFSLLRVDDRV